The nucleotide sequence cagcaggtgggagagtcaacttgtctcaagcggtaatgcCACTGAGCGTCCCTTGGAAGAAGTTAAAAACCGATTCAAACAGCCCAAAAGCCTCATCCCCCACCAAAAGGGAGGGATGAAGAGGTGAATGGTACGTGTAAAACCCCTGAAAATGACGACGACGGTGTGTTTCGTATGATGGACATGTGATGAGTACGTGCATGACGGATTTCGTCTAGAGTCACTAATTTCGTCTCGTCACACCGAGTGCAGTTCGGAAGCTCTACATTGCGGAGGAGGTGACCGTGCGTCAAATGAGATTGGCCAATCCTCAACCTGAcagaaacaacttcatgaaAACGACTGTTAAAAATCAGTGTTGGTTTCACTATGTTGGCTTTAACTAGATGGAGTTTATTGATGTGCAGTGCatcccagtgctgctgccaCTTGCTATTTGTGCTCCTCATAAGTGCTGGTCGGAGGTCGTGAGAGGGTACATGGAGTACTGCTCCAGTGCGAATCGAACTAGTAAATATTACTTGCAAAAAAACGACCCAAGTATTCAGCATACCTCTTCAGAAAAAACATTAGGGGTATATTCAGGACCACAAGATGACTTCGTTTTCATGTTTAAGAGAAGCTCTACAATTCCTTGGTAAGAGATCGTGAAAGTGATGTTCGTATCAGCAGGAAACAAAGGACTGGAGACAGGTCCTAAGgtagaaaaaataaaaacagattGAAGATGACGGTTAGAACGGTTCGGTACCTTAATGGGCCAGTGACAATGGCATTGCCAAGCTTGATGGAATTTTCGCGCTTCTAAGGTTGGGTGACATATACTTCCAAAATTTCTGGGTATCATTCTTCATAAAGTGAGAAAGTGTGTGGAAAAAGAAGTAGTCTTTTGCCTCGTTAAGTCGTCGTCGGAGTTATTCCTTAACCTCCTCACCATTTTTTGGAGTGACGTTTCACAGTTgagaaaggaagtgcatactTTTCTGTTTCCATGACGATGTGGGCGGTTGTAAAGGGAGCCGGCCACTGGGGAACGGCCTTCGTTGTGGTGACCTTCGGGCAGTTCGTCACAACGTCACTTCCCGTTTGTCTGCCGACGCCCCTGAGCACTGTTTGGCGCCACCGTCGTCGGTGTCTTGTAACAATCGCGGTCTTAAGAAcccaacagtaaaaaaaaaaacaaaaaaaaacgttcaaATGGGAATGTGGAACTTCTCTCGTCTCGTGGTACGTCTCTAATCCATGGACAACGTATGAAACTGAGCCATACATTTAGTGGGTTGCATATAATTTCTCAATTCCTTTGATATTACAACATGGGGGTCATAAGGACTGAGTACTATCTCCAACTCAGTCACTTTGTTTACAATACTCCGGGTATTTATGTTCAGCATAGACAGAACTCCTTTTGTACTTGTGAATGTCAGCAGCTGCGCCTGAATTATTGGCGTGTGTGCCACACAGGAACCACACTCCTATCTTGGTGTTGGTGATACACCGCCTGGTCTTTTTGGACTTATGCATATACACTCACACGATCAATGACTTGTAGAGCTACAAACGACATGTACCGATAGCTAGACAATTGTTGAAACATGCCGCAAGTAACACCACAACCGCCACATTCACAACCGCCACAACAGAGAGAGACAAAGAGCACATTGTTGCCAGGCCGGTCACAGCGAAGCGTGACGGTTTGTCAGAATCAAAAGGAATTGATGAAGAAGTTTCGCCTTCCTCAGAAGGCTACCGATGCAAAATTACTGTTGACATTATTCGTCAAAGAGAGATATTTTGTGCACTATCGCAATTTGCAGTTGTATTGGCATTTGGGCTTGTGACTCACCAAATTTCACAGTGTACTTTCATGTGTACTGTAAAACCTCCCTCTTGTAAACATTTTTGAAATTATATTATACGATATTTACGTTCATAGTGTAACATGCAATTTCTCCGTCGTCGCCGATGACCTTGAAGGTTACTGTCGTCGACATCTGAAACAAAACTATTGCAGTATTAGATGATGGATGACGGCCGATGTTGAATGCCACAGCTCAGTTCCACCTCCCCGAGCGTGAGGTCCTGAAAGATagcagggaagtcagagaaaagGGGGCGCCCGGCCTGGACAATGGGCGGACCAAGTAGTCTTGGCGCAGACGGGCGTACAACCTATTCCTTGCACACGCACTTGCACATTTCTACAGATGCGAACCATACCTCGACACAAGTAAAATACCTGCAATAAACACACGGGGCACTTTAAGCACCTTCGTTACTTTCACATTTACAGCACGTCAAAGTTGAGCAGCACGGTGATTACGCCGACGCGTTGGACTtgagaatgaaaatttgacgaGTTCTGCTTTGATGGGGAATGAAGGCTATTTAAGCCACAGGTCCGATGTTTGGGTGAATGGCTGACAGGGACCCACGCTACAACAAGCACGCGTGGAATTttgaacgagaggacgtcgtgacgtatcgtATACTCCCCTACaggtgaccagtgacgtacagcggtaCAGCTCAGGCACGCATAagctacaaaaaagaaaaaaaaaatagaaagaaagaaagaaaggcacgGACCCTTGTCCATGTCACGCGAGAATCGTGTCGGACAGCTTGAtagacgaggcaggatttccAGCCATCTTGAATATCACCTTATTGCACCTTTAAGCTACATTCTTACTATCACGGTAGGTTTAAGAAGGCATGTAAGCTTTGGTGTATCGCGTGCGCAACAAGATAGCCACTGTACTTTGTAAGGCACACAAGTATAAACGCATCATTTATGAACTGGCCCAAACGGGTAATGCGCAATCATCCACTTGTAGTGTCATCATAAGTGAGATGAGTTTCCCGGATTTCACGAAGGGCGCAAATCGGCACCGCCGATCCCCGAAATGAGACAGATACCTCTCTTCGTCGACATTAGCATATATTCGTGTTCAGTCCATCTTCAAATTCAAGTTGGAGTACTTCCTAAATCATTCAACACAATATCTCCTTCCTTCATGTCTACTCTATCTCATGTACACTCtaaagttatttatttattttatttatttaggatATACTGTTGACCCGCCGACGGGGGGTCGTTACGGGAGTCAGCTGGCATATAACAAGCACTCCAAGTTTTGTACAAAAGCGGAAACATCTCTTGCACTAACAACACTCTCAGGAAGACTGTTCCACTCGTGAATTGTCTTTGGATAAAAGGAATTCTTACACATATCTGTACGGGCATAGTATTCCTGTAAGTGGAGGTGATGTTTTGTGTCTTGACCCATAGTACCTTTGACCAAGCAAGCGACAGGGCGCGCGCTGCTGAGTAGTTGAAAAATGATTTTAAGCCGTAATGTCTTGAATTGTAATTTTACAGGAGGCAGTCTTGCTCGGCGGCACAGCCCAGTAGCACATGTGCTCGTGCGACAATCCCTATAAATGAACCGAGCCCCTCTTCTTCGAACCCTTTCTAATTTCTTCTTGTGAGTGACAAGATACGGGTCCCAAACAGTACAAGCGTATAGCAATATTGGTTGGACAAGTGATTTGTGCGCGCGCTCATAGTCTTACTTCAGGCGTTGATTGCCGTAACGCTCGTTTAAGCTGGAACAGTCTTCCCACTGCTTTTTGAGTAACATAATCGACATGAGCCGTCCACGGTAAGTTCGACTGAAAATAAACACACAAGTACTTGTAGGAACTAACCTCGTTCAGTAAAGTATCGTTGATGCAATAATTATAGGCTAGAGAGGTTTGCTTTCTTGTGATATGCATAAAAACAGTCTTCTTCACGTTCGGACTTAACTGGGAGACAGAGAGAACTGGGCCACTCACATTGCGACATTGATACCGGATCCCATGACAATCATGGCTACAAATAAAATGATAGAGATCTCCATGGTGTCTCCTTCTTGACTCTGCCGTTTCGCACGTACGACTGGCTGTGATTAAATACGACGCGTGGGTTGATCTTTTAGCCGGCGAGGTGGGGCGACCTTTAAGGTTATTCACAATAGCTTCGGAGAAGTTGGGCTAAATGATCCATCTAAGCGCAAATAGCTTCGTGACTCGCAAACCTTTCCACCACGAGCCTTGAACTGCATGTCTGCAACACGAAGTGAATTGCAAAAGATGATTAATTCGTAGCACGTGCTGGGAATATGCAGGCGGCCGTGATACATCTTCCTTGTGtatctattttattttatgttattCGCAATGGATAATGATAGTCTCCTGTTTTAATGTCTTCCAatgttttaattacaatgtcaGTTAATGTATAAAAATAACGGTATGGTAAAGCATcgttatttcattttttttacttttctgaGAGAACTAGTGAATCAGTTTTGTGTAAATAGAGgaaatataccgggtgtttcagttaaatccccgggctaaataattcgtgaaccgGTGCACccatcgaataactttcttttttacaagtatctctccgataccgcctacaagatgcgcaccgcgtgaatgagcgggaggcgctcattatttaaataaaaattcaaatgagtttcgtgaaaaaaagctaacttctaaagcagggcgccgtcggcattaaaatgggtactaccccttttgggaccttcagtggacaccttttagagaaaaatctgccgccgaagcgggtcatttgttgcagtaattaattggtttcggtttacatatttttgtcgcggctggtcctggcgaagcgcaaaaggacgaaattcattggtggacatgggagtgaaagagcgtccttttgcgcttcaccgcgacaaaaatatgtaaaccgaaaccaattaattactgcaacaaatgacccgcttcggttgcagatttttcccTAAAAGGTatctgaaggtcccagaaggggtagtacccatgaactgcataagtgtcataaaaaaggcgtacgcctcccatttttaacaagtcagggcagataacgatatcattcgagatgatggttcgctaggagcgtgctatgcggtgaagttcatttttaagagtgtacttctaGAGTTTCGCGAGCGGCTGAGTTTGTGCATCATGTCGTGTGGCGTATGTCATATGTGTCATGTCTGCATGTGATATGGTGTGGTATGATGATCTGGTCTCTGTGGTGTGGTGTATGGAGTGGTGTGGTCTAGGCATGTATTCTGTATGAGAAGCAATTAGGAGTAAAACGAATCTCTAATGCCGACGCATTGTAATTGCGTTAATTTCGCAAATTCTAGTCTCGAATCTTCTTTTGTAAACTTATAACGACATGAATGATTCATATTTAAAAGCACGACGTAAATACATCGCGCTCACGCGCGTATATAAGCGAATTTTTGACGGTACCTTTCGGCTTTGTGCTGTTTTTTTACTTGTGTttgtagtgctactgaacactaacgagaccaggcaacaacatggcggtggaattgccaggtcagagcgagagctcgggctgagcgaggcaaggctatttatcaTTCGcaccttgatgtgatggcgctggcaatgccgccacagggcCACCCCCAAGCCAAGCGCTGGAAGCTGGCCAATAGAAACGAGCTTGGGAGCCCAAGTGACTTGTCGGGGCGGCCTGAGTGGGAGAGACAGCCGAGGAGGCGACAGTGGGGGAAGAGTAGTTGGAGTAGTGAGCGGACAGCCTGCCGTGGAGGGTGAGTCGTACAGTAGCTCCACGGAGAAGGAGGGCGGCAACGGTGGTCCAGCGTCGATGTATGCCGGCTTAAGCCGTTCTAAGGCAACAGTGTCCTTGCGGCCGTCCAGCTGAATGGTGTAAAAGTCGGGTGAACGGCGCAGCACGAGGTGAGGGCCTGTGTAGGGCGGTTGCAGGGGCTTCCGTACAGCGTCACAGCGCACAAAGACGTGTGTGCTGGAGGCGAGGTCGGGATGCTGGAAGGCCGAGGACACACGCGAGGGCCGAgatgttgctggacgaagggcGGCCATAGTACGGCGGAGCCGCGAAACGTAGTCAGCTGGTGAGAGAGCAGTGCTGCCTGGCAACGGGCAAATGAGATCTTCGGGGAGGCGTAGGGACGTGCCGTATACCATCTCGGCGACGGCGCAGCCTATGTCAGGTTTGAAGGTGGAACGGATCCCCAGGAGCGCGAGCGGTATGACTTCTGGCCAGGGTGTTTCGGGAGCAGCCCGGAGGGCAACCTTGAGCTGTCGGTGGAAGCGCTCCACGAGGCCGTTTGCCGCCGGGTGGTAGGCAGTCGTTCGAGTCCGCTTGCAGCCCAGTGTGTTGACGAGTCTAGAGAAGAGGGCGGACTCGAACTGGGGACCTCGGTCTGACGTGATGATAGAAGGTACACCGAAGCGCGACACCCAGGTGTTCAAGAGGGCGGCTGCAACTGTGGATGCAGTGGCGTCGGGTACCGGTACAGCCTCGGGCCAACGGGCGAAGCGGTCAATGATGGTGAAGATGTAACGATAGCCAGATGATATTGGGAGTGGTCCCACCAAGTCGACGTGGATGTGAGCGAAGCGGCTGTCTGGCGCGGGAAACTGAGAAGGATGGAGGCGGGTGTGCCTGTGAACCTTAGTCCGTTGACACGGAATGCAGGCTTGAACCCAGCGCTTGATGTCCTTGTTCATGAAGGGCCAGACGTAGCGCCGAGAAATGAGTTCTTGAGTTGCGCGTATGCCAGGATGGGACAATGAATGATAGGTCGAGAAGAGTTCTCGTCGAAGTACCGCCGGAACAAATGGGCGGGGTCGACCTTGTGACGTGTCGCACGCGACAGGATGTGTAGTGCCTGGCAGGTCGACATCCTCTATGGTTAAGGAGGACGAAGGGTCACTTCTGAAAGATGCGAGTTCTTGATCGGATGATTGGGCCTGGGCCAGTGCGTCGAGGAGCGAAGACTGACAGGTTGTCCCAATGAAGTTGAcgcgactgagagcgtccgccgccACATTATCTGCACCACTGATGTGCTGAACGTCTGCGGTGAACTCCGAGATAAATGCGAGGTGGCGAGTCTCACGAGGGGTGTAGCTTGTGCTGCATGAAGAAAATGCGTGGACGAGGGGCTTATGATCGGTGAATACAGTGAATTGTCGGCCCTCCAAGAAATGGCGAAAGTGCTTGACGGTGAGATATATGGCCAGGAGCTCGCGACCGAAGGCACTGTAGCGAGTCTCCTGGGGCTTCATCTTGCGTGAAAAGAATGCTAGAGGGCGCCAAGCGCCAGAGATACGTTCTTGGAGGACGGCGCCGACAGCTGTGCTGGATGCATCGACCATGATGGACGTTGGGGCGTCGTGCTGAGGATGGAATAGAAGGGACGATGAAGCGATTGCCTGCTTGATTGCCTGGAAGGCAGCTGCCGCTTCAGGGGTCCAAACAGCACAGAGTGTTTCGAGCGCTTGGTGGTGAGCAGAGCTTCGAGGGGACTCAGTTTGGCTGCGCATGATGGCACAAAGCGTCTATAAAAATTCACCAGCCCCAAGAATTGTCGTAGTTTGGTCACGGAAGCCGGCTGCGGGAAGTCTTGAATGGCAGCGACTCGGGATGGTAAAGGCATGATGCCCTGGCTGTTGACATGGTGGCCAAGGAAGTCGAGTTCTCCGACTCCGAATTCACTCTTAGCGGCGTTGATAATGATGCCGCTCTGTTGCAAGCGGGTAAAGAGCGCCTGAAGATGTTGTTCGTGCTCTGTTGGGGAGCGGCTTGCGACGAGgaggtcatccatgtatgcgtaGACAAATGGTAATCCGTGAATGATGTTGTCGATGAACCTCTGAAAAGTCTGGGCAGCGTTCCGCAAGCCAAAGGGCATTCGAAGGAACTCAAACAGGCCAAATGGGGTCGTGATGGCGGTTTTTGGTATATCCTCCTCTGCCATAGGAATCTGATGGTAAGCGCGGACgagatctattttcgagaacgtGGTGGCGCCTTCGAGATAAGCTGAGAAGTCCAAGATGTGCGGGATGGGATAGCGGTCGGGGATGGTTGCTTTGTTCAATGCGCGATAGTCCCGCACTGgcgccagtccccggtcttctttggcaccatgtgcagcggcGAAGCCCACGTACTGGATGATGGCCTGATGATACCAAGTTCAAGCATGTGGTCAAGTTCTGCCTTTGCCACGCGGAACTTTTCGGGTGCGAGGCGCCGCGGGCGGAAGTGAACTGGTGGGCCACGGGTGGAAACGTGGTGAACAACGTCGTGTTGTACGGGCTTCGTCCAGTCGGGTGGTTGagtcaacgcagggaaatcCTTCAGGATAGAGGCGAAGGGGACGTACGGCGCAGTGCAAGATAGTACGCGGGATGGTGGTGCAGGGAGGTTAAGGCCGCAGACTGACAGGGACGTTGAGCGATCAATGAGGCGCCTGCCGTTGACGTCGACGAGCAGCTTGAAACTGTTGAGAAAGTCTGCTCCGAGAATTGCTTGGGTGACGTCGGCGACAAGAAAAAGCCACCTAAAATCTCTTCGGAGCCCGATGTTGAGGGTTAGAGACCGTTGGCCGTAAACAGGTATGGTAGAGGCGTTGGCGGCTCTTAGGCTGAAGGATTGCTGTCGGGGTCGGTGTGAAAATTTGTCGGCGGGTATGACGCTTACTTCCGCGCCCGTATCAACGAGGAAGCGCATCCCGGTGGTACGGTCCATGATGTGGAAAAGGCGGCTGCTGGTGGACTCGGGCGCGCTTGTCGTGGAAAGGGTTTTCGGCTGTCGCGACCACGAGCAAGGTAGGAGGCAGCGTTATGCATCGGCGCCGAAACGGTGGTGGTAGCGACAAAGTCTGCTGGAGgttcgggagcaggaacgcgcagGAACCGATGGGGAGTCTGCGCGATGGTCAGCGCGGCAGGAAGTTGATGATCTTGGCCGGCATACAAGGTTTGCGACCAGCTGGGTAAGGTGACGAACCTGCTGAGACAAGGCGTGGGCGGAGCTTTCGAAGCTGACCTGGGAaacaggcggagcgggcagttccGAGAAGCCGGAGGAACTGACGACTGCCATGTCCAGGTCCGTCAGGTATTGTCCAAGCTATTGCTCGGGTCAccactgtagtgctactgaacacTAACGAGGCCaggcaacaacatggcggtggaattgccaggtcacagcgagagctcgggctgagcgaggcaaggctatttattattcgcgccttgatgtgatggcgctggcaatgccgccacatgTTTGCTCGCACCACTGAGGCCTTCGCCGccggtggtaaaatgggcatgacgTCGTCACCGGTCAAAGTTCCATGTTCCCTCGGCGCGCACGTCGATTTGCAAGGCACAGGGTGTGTACTCGCTTTGTCGTGGCAGCAACAAAAGCAAGCAACTTTAACCATGTTTCGCAGAGCGCAGGGGAAGGCTATGTTACATAGCTCCTGTGAAAAAGACACCGAAAATCTGTGAAGCAAGTCTGAATGTGGTCAACACGTGACATGCTTTTAGACGGCTAAATGTAGACGTCTACTGCGAAGTATACCGGCCATGTCAATTAGACCACCCCTTCTTAGGCATTCTtaggccactaactacttctacagtagtttaactataactactaactacttcgcgatggagtagtttaactagtagttcaactacttttcaggggagtagttaaaactacttctttaactactgcaatgtattttaactacatctataactacttaacgttgtccatcaacaccaatcccttgtagtgttcctGG is from Ornithodoros turicata isolate Travis chromosome 8, ASM3712646v1, whole genome shotgun sequence and encodes:
- the LOC135367480 gene encoding uncharacterized protein LOC135367480 codes for the protein MDRTTGMRFLVDTGAEVSVIPADKFSHRPRQQSFSLRAANASTIPVYGQRSLTLNIGLRRDFRWLFLVADVTQAILGADFLNSFKLLVDVNGRRLIDRSTSLSVCGLNLPAPPSRVLSCTAPYVPFASILKDFPALTQPPDWTKPVQHDVVHHVSTRGPPVHFRPRRLAPEKFRVAKAELDHMLELGIIRPSSSTWASPLHMVPKKTGDWRQCGTIAH